The following proteins are co-located in the Xiphophorus hellerii strain 12219 chromosome 2, Xiphophorus_hellerii-4.1, whole genome shotgun sequence genome:
- the ca5a gene encoding carbonic anhydrase 5A, mitochondrial isoform X2: MDSLEKLEEAEHNGEMHPMWLGPLEVPGGDHQSPIDIAVKKAVFDSDLKPLESSYDPQTCQQIWNNGYSFLVEYDDTTDKNTLKGGPLQDKYRLCQFHFHWGESNDWGSEHTVDRRLFPAELHLVHWNSDRYTLFEEAVMEENGLAVIGIFLKVGKRHEGLQKLVDALPAIRHKDSVVEFTRFDPASLLPSNIDDYWTYHGSLTTPPLTESVTWIVMKQHIEVSHDQLAVFRSLLFTSAEEEVQKSMVNNFRVQQPLRGRTVRSSFTPFLSEAP, translated from the exons atggacTCTTTGGAAAAGCTGGAAGAAGCTGAGCACAATGGGGAAA TGCACCCCATGTGGCTGGGGCCCCTGGAGGTGCCAGGAGGGGATCATCAGTCTCCTATCGACATCGCCGTGAAAAAAGCCGTCTTCGACTCGGATCTGAAGCCGCTGGAGTCCAGCTACGACCCGCAGACCTGCCAGCAGATCTGGAACAACGGTTACTCCTTTCTGGTCGAGTATGACGACACTACTGACAAGAACA CACTAAAGGGAGGCCCCCTACAGGACAAATACAGGCTTTGTCAGTTCCACTTCCACTGGGGTGAGAGCAACGACTGGGGCTCAGAGCACACTGTGGACCGAAGGCTGTTTCCTGCAGAG ctcCACTTGGTCCACTGGAACTCTGACAGGTACACTCTGTTCGAGGAGGCGGTGATGGAGGAAAACGGACTCGCCGTCATTGGAATTTTTCTGAAG GTGGGAAAGAGACACGAGGGGCTGCAGAAGCTGGTTGACGCTCTGCCTGCTATCAGACACAAG GACAGCGTGGTGGAGTTCACCCGCTTTGATCCAGCTAGTCTGCTTCCCTCCAACATCGATGACTACTGGACGTACCATGGCTCTCTGACCACGCCCCCTCTCACAGAGTCCGTCACCTGGATCGTTATGAAGCAGCATATTGAAGTCAGCCATGACCAG CTGGCGGTCTTCCGGAGCCTCCTGTTCACCTCTGCCGAGGAGGAAGTCCAGAAGAGCATGGTGAACAACTTCCGGGTGCAGCAGCCTCTGCGGGGTCGCACCGTCCGCTCCTCCTTCACTCCCTTCCTGTCGGAGGCGCCGTAG